In the genome of Poecilia reticulata strain Guanapo linkage group LG16, Guppy_female_1.0+MT, whole genome shotgun sequence, one region contains:
- the hamp gene encoding hepcidin-1 — MKAFSIAVAVTLVLAFVCIVQSSAVPFTGVGELEEAGGNDTPVEAHQEVSMESWMMPKHVREKRQSHLSLCRYCCNCCKNKGCGFCCKF; from the exons ATGAAGGCATTCAGCATTGCAGTTGCAGTGACACTCGTGCTCGCCTTTGTTTGCATTGTGCAGAGCTCCGCCGTCCCGTTCACTGGG GTCGGAGAGCTGGAGGAGGCAGGGGGCAACGACACTCCAGTTGAGGCACATCAAGAGGTGTCAATGGAATCGTGGATG ATGCCAAAACATGTCAGGGAAAAGCGCCAGAGTCACCTCTCCTTGTGTCGCTACTGCTGCAACTGCTGCAAGAACAAAGGCTGCGGTTTCTGCTGCAAGTTCTGA